A region of Pan troglodytes isolate AG18354 chromosome 23, NHGRI_mPanTro3-v2.0_pri, whole genome shotgun sequence DNA encodes the following proteins:
- the SMTN gene encoding smoothelin isoform X13, which translates to MADEALAGLDEGALRKLLEVTADLAERRRIRSAIRELQRQELEREEEALASKRFRAERQDNKENWLHSQQREAEQRAALARLAGQLESMNDVEELTALLRSAGEYEERKLIRAAIRRVRAQEIEAATLAGRLYSGRPNSGSREDSKGLAAHRLEQCEVPEREEQEQQAEVSKPTPTPEGINQDVTTVTLLLRAPPGSTSSSPASPSSSPTPASPEPPLEPAEAQCLTAEVPGSPEPPPSPPKTTSPEPQESSTLPSTEGQVVNKLLSGPKETPAAQSTTRGPSDTKRADVAGPRPCQRSLSVLSPRQPAQNRESTPLASGPSSFQRAGSVRDRVHKFTSDSPMAARLQDGTPRAALSPLTPARLLGPSLTSTTPASSSSGSSSRGPSDTSSRFSKEQQGVAQPLAQLRSCPQEEGPRGRGLAARPLENRAGGPVARSEEPGALLPVAVGTAEPGGSMKTTFTIEIKDGRGQASTGRVLLPTGNQRAELTLGLRAPPTLLSTSSGGKSTITRVNSPGTLARLGSVTHVTSFSHAPPSSRGGCSIKAAEDAGTPVAHPPAFSTRRRSSTGTTRSTSLMEPEPAEPLAAAVEAANGAEQTQVNKAPEGRCPLSAEELMTIEDEGVLDKMLDQSTDFEERKLIRAALRELRQRKRDQRDKERERRLQEARGRPGEGRGNTATETTTRHSQRAADGSAVSTVTKTERLVHSNDGTRTARTTTVESSFVRRSENGSGSTMMQTKTFSSSSSSKKMGSIFDREDQASPRAGSLAALEKRQAEKKKELMKAQSLPKTSASQARKAMIEKLEKEGAAGSPGGPRAAVQRSTSFGVPNANSIKQMLLDWCRAKTRGYEHVDIQNFSSSWSDGMAFCALVHNFFPEAFDYGQLSPQNRRQNFEVAFSSAETHADCPQLLDTEDMVRLREPDWKCVYTYIQEFYRCLVQKGLVKTKKS; encoded by the exons ATGGCGGACGAGGCCTTAGCTGGGCTGGATGAGGGAGCCCTTCGGAAGCTG CTGGAGGTCACAGCAGATCTGGCAGAGCGGCGGCGCATCCGCTCAGCCATCCGGGAACTGCAGCGGCAGGAGCTGGAGCGCGAGGAGGAGGCCCTGGCATCCAAGCGTTTCCGTGCCGAGCGGCAGGACAACAAGGAGAACTGGCTGCA ctctcagcagcgGGAAGCTGAGCAGCGGGCTGCCCTGGCACGGCTGGCAGGGCAGCTGGAGTCCATGAACGATGTGGAGGAATTGACTGCACTG TTGCGAAGCGCTGGTGAGTATGAGGAGCGCAAGCTGATCCGAGCTGCCATCCGCCGTGTACGGGCTCAGGAGATTGAGG CTGCCACCTTGGCTGGGAGGTTGTACAGCGGGCGTCCCAACAGTGGCTCAAGAGAGGACAGCAAGGGGCTAGCGGCACACAGGCTGGAACAGTGTGAG GTGCCAGAGCGAGAGGAACAGGAACAGCAGGCAGAGGTTTCAAAGCCAACCCCCACCCCTGAAGGCATCAACCAGGATGTGACCACAGTGACACTCCTGCTGCGAGCCCCACCTGGGAGCACATCCAGCTCACCTGCCTCACCCAGCAGTTCACCCACCCCTGCCTCTCCTGAGCCTCCATTGGAGCCTGCCGAGGCCCAGTGCCTTACAGCTGAGGTTCCAGGCAGCCCAGAGCCACCCCCCAGCCCACCCAAGACCACCAGCCCTGAGCCTCAGGAGTCTTCAACGCTCCCCAGCACTGAGGGCCAGGTGGTCAACAAG CTTCTGTCTGGCCCCAAAGAGACCCCTGCTGCCCAGAGCACCACCAGAGGCCCCTCTGACACCAAGAGAGCAG ACGTGGCTGGACCCCGACCCTGCCAACGCTCCCTGTCGGTGCTCAGCCCCCGCCAACCAGCCCAGAACCGAG AGTCCACCCCCCTTGCCAGCGGACCTTCCTCATTCCAGCGGGCTGGCTCTGTGCGGGATCGTGTCCACAAGTTCACATCTGATTCTCCTATGGCTGCTAGGCTCCAGGATGGCACACCCCGGGCTGCCCTAAGTCCCCTGACCCCCGCAAGGCTCCTGGGCCCCTCCCTCACCAGCaccacccctgcctcctcctccagcgGCTCCTCCTCTCGGGGCCCCAGTGATACCTCCTCCCGGTTCAGCAAGGAGCAACAAGGAGTAGCCCAGCCCCTGGCCCAGCTTCGAAGCTGCCCCCAGGAGGAGGGCCCCAGGGGGCGGGGCTTGGCTGCTAGGCCCCTTGAAAACAGAGCAGGGGGGCCTGTGGCACGTTCAGAGGAGCCTGGTGCCCTGCTGCCCGTGGCCGTCGGCACTGCCGAGCCAGGGGGCAGTATGAAGACCACATTCACCATCGAGATCAAGGACGGCCGTGGCCAGGCCTCCACAGGCCGGGTGCTGCTGCCCACAGGCAACCAGAGGGCAG AACTGACACTGGGGCTGCGGGCGCCCCCGACCTTACTCAGCACCAGTAGTGGGGGCAAGAGCACCATCACCCGTGTCAACAGCCCTGGGACCCTGGCTCGGCTGGGCAGTGTCACTCATGTCACCAGCTTCAGCCATGCCCCCCCCAGTAGCCGAGGAGGCTGCAGCATCAAG GCTGCCGAGGATGCTGGGACCCCCGTGGCCCACCCACCTGCCTTCAGCACCCGCCGCCGCTCCTCCACCGGCACCACCCGCAGCACTAGTCTC ATGGAACCAGAGCCAGCAGAGCCTCTCGCTGCAGCAGTGGAAGCGGCCAATGGGGCTGAGCAGACCCAAGTGAACAAAGCACCAGAAGGGCGGTGCCCTCTGAGCGCTGAGGAGCTGATGACTATTGAGGATGAAGGAGTCTTGGACAAGATG CTGGATCAGAGCACGGACTTTGAAGAGCGGAAGCTCATCCGGGCTGCACTTCGTGAGCTCCGACAAAGGAAGAGAG ACCAGCGGGACAAGGAGCGGGAACGGCGGCTGCAGGAGGCACGGGGCCGGCCAGGGGAGGGGCGCGGCAACACAGCCACTGAGACCACCACGAGGCACAGCCAGCGGGCAGCTGATGGCTCTGCTGTCAGCACTGTTACCAAGACTGAGCGGCTCGTCCACTCCA ATGATGGCACACGGACGGCCCGCACCACCACAGTGGAGTCGAGTTTCGTGAGGCGCTCGGAGA atggcagtggcAGCACCATGATGCAAACCAAgaccttctcctcttcctcctcatccaAGAAGATGGGCAG CATCTTCGACCGCGAGGACCAGGCCAGCCCACGGGCCGGCAGCCTGGCGGCGCTCGAGAAACGGCAGGCCGAGAAGAAGAAAGAGCTGATGAAGGCGCAGAGTCTGCCCaagacctcagcctcccaggcgcGCAAGGCCATGATTGAGAAGCTGGAGAAGGAGGGCGCGGCCGG CAGCCCTGGCGGACCCCGCGCAGCCGTGCAGCGATCCACCAGCTTCGGGGTCCCCAACGCCAACAGCATCAAGCAGATGCTGCTGGACTGGTGCCGAGCCAAGACTCGCGGCTACGAG CACGTCGACATCCAGAACTTCTCCTCCAGCTGGAGTGATGGGATGGCCTTCTGTGCCCTGGTGCATAACTTCTTCCCTGAGGCCTTCGACTATGGGCAGCTTAGCCCTCAGAACCGACGCCAGAACTTCGAGGTGGCCTTCTCATCTGCGGA GACCCATGCGGACTGCCCGCAGCTCCTGGATACAGAGGACATGGTGCGGCTTCGAGAGCCTGACTGGAAGTGCGTGTACACGTACATCCAGGAGTTCTACCGCTGTCTGGTCCAGAAGGGGCTGGTAAAAACCAAAAAGTCCTAA
- the SMTN gene encoding smoothelin isoform X6 has translation MADEALAGLDEGALRKLLEVTADLAERRRIRSAIRELQRQELEREEEALASKRFRAERQDNKENWLHSQQREAEQRAALARLAGQLESMNDVEELTALLRSAGEYEERKLIRAAIRRVRAQEIEAATLAGRLYSGRPNSGSREDSKGLAAHRLEQCEVPEREEQEQQAEVSKPTPTPEGINQDVTTVTLLLRAPPGSTSSSPASPSSSPTPASPEPPLEPAEAQCLTAEVPGSPEPPPSPPKTTSPEPQESSTLPSTEGQVVNKLLSGPKETPAAQSTTRGPSDTKRADVAGPRPCQRSLSVLSPRQPAQNRESTPLASGPSSFQRAGSVRDRVHKFTSDSPMAARLQDGTPRAALSPLTPARLLGPSLTSTTPASSSSGSSSRGPSDTSSRFSKEQQGVAQPLAQLRSCPQEEGPRGRGLAARPLENRAGGPVARSEEPGALLPVAVGTAEPGGSMKTTFTIEIKDGRGQASTGRVLLPTGNQRAELTLGLRAPPTLLSTSSGGKSTITRVNSPGTLARLGSVTHVTSFSHAPPSSRGGCSIKMEPEPAEPLAAAVEAANGAEQTQVNKAPEGRCPLSAEELMTIEDEGVLDKMLDQSTDFEERKLIRAALRELRQRKRDGSGSTMMQTKTFSSSSSSKKMGSIFDREDQASPRAGSLAALEKRQAEKKKELMKAQSLPKTSASQARKAMIEKLEKEGAAGSPGGPRAAVQRSTSFGVPNANSIKQMLLDWCRAKTRGYEHVDIQNFSSSWSDGMAFCALVHNFFPEAFDYGQLSPQNRRQNFEVAFSSAETHADCPQLLDTEDMVRLREPDWKCVYTYIQEFYRCLVQKGLVKTKKS, from the exons ATGGCGGACGAGGCCTTAGCTGGGCTGGATGAGGGAGCCCTTCGGAAGCTG CTGGAGGTCACAGCAGATCTGGCAGAGCGGCGGCGCATCCGCTCAGCCATCCGGGAACTGCAGCGGCAGGAGCTGGAGCGCGAGGAGGAGGCCCTGGCATCCAAGCGTTTCCGTGCCGAGCGGCAGGACAACAAGGAGAACTGGCTGCA ctctcagcagcgGGAAGCTGAGCAGCGGGCTGCCCTGGCACGGCTGGCAGGGCAGCTGGAGTCCATGAACGATGTGGAGGAATTGACTGCACTG TTGCGAAGCGCTGGTGAGTATGAGGAGCGCAAGCTGATCCGAGCTGCCATCCGCCGTGTACGGGCTCAGGAGATTGAGG CTGCCACCTTGGCTGGGAGGTTGTACAGCGGGCGTCCCAACAGTGGCTCAAGAGAGGACAGCAAGGGGCTAGCGGCACACAGGCTGGAACAGTGTGAG GTGCCAGAGCGAGAGGAACAGGAACAGCAGGCAGAGGTTTCAAAGCCAACCCCCACCCCTGAAGGCATCAACCAGGATGTGACCACAGTGACACTCCTGCTGCGAGCCCCACCTGGGAGCACATCCAGCTCACCTGCCTCACCCAGCAGTTCACCCACCCCTGCCTCTCCTGAGCCTCCATTGGAGCCTGCCGAGGCCCAGTGCCTTACAGCTGAGGTTCCAGGCAGCCCAGAGCCACCCCCCAGCCCACCCAAGACCACCAGCCCTGAGCCTCAGGAGTCTTCAACGCTCCCCAGCACTGAGGGCCAGGTGGTCAACAAG CTTCTGTCTGGCCCCAAAGAGACCCCTGCTGCCCAGAGCACCACCAGAGGCCCCTCTGACACCAAGAGAGCAG ACGTGGCTGGACCCCGACCCTGCCAACGCTCCCTGTCGGTGCTCAGCCCCCGCCAACCAGCCCAGAACCGAG AGTCCACCCCCCTTGCCAGCGGACCTTCCTCATTCCAGCGGGCTGGCTCTGTGCGGGATCGTGTCCACAAGTTCACATCTGATTCTCCTATGGCTGCTAGGCTCCAGGATGGCACACCCCGGGCTGCCCTAAGTCCCCTGACCCCCGCAAGGCTCCTGGGCCCCTCCCTCACCAGCaccacccctgcctcctcctccagcgGCTCCTCCTCTCGGGGCCCCAGTGATACCTCCTCCCGGTTCAGCAAGGAGCAACAAGGAGTAGCCCAGCCCCTGGCCCAGCTTCGAAGCTGCCCCCAGGAGGAGGGCCCCAGGGGGCGGGGCTTGGCTGCTAGGCCCCTTGAAAACAGAGCAGGGGGGCCTGTGGCACGTTCAGAGGAGCCTGGTGCCCTGCTGCCCGTGGCCGTCGGCACTGCCGAGCCAGGGGGCAGTATGAAGACCACATTCACCATCGAGATCAAGGACGGCCGTGGCCAGGCCTCCACAGGCCGGGTGCTGCTGCCCACAGGCAACCAGAGGGCAG AACTGACACTGGGGCTGCGGGCGCCCCCGACCTTACTCAGCACCAGTAGTGGGGGCAAGAGCACCATCACCCGTGTCAACAGCCCTGGGACCCTGGCTCGGCTGGGCAGTGTCACTCATGTCACCAGCTTCAGCCATGCCCCCCCCAGTAGCCGAGGAGGCTGCAGCATCAAG ATGGAACCAGAGCCAGCAGAGCCTCTCGCTGCAGCAGTGGAAGCGGCCAATGGGGCTGAGCAGACCCAAGTGAACAAAGCACCAGAAGGGCGGTGCCCTCTGAGCGCTGAGGAGCTGATGACTATTGAGGATGAAGGAGTCTTGGACAAGATG CTGGATCAGAGCACGGACTTTGAAGAGCGGAAGCTCATCCGGGCTGCACTTCGTGAGCTCCGACAAAGGAAGAGAG atggcagtggcAGCACCATGATGCAAACCAAgaccttctcctcttcctcctcatccaAGAAGATGGGCAG CATCTTCGACCGCGAGGACCAGGCCAGCCCACGGGCCGGCAGCCTGGCGGCGCTCGAGAAACGGCAGGCCGAGAAGAAGAAAGAGCTGATGAAGGCGCAGAGTCTGCCCaagacctcagcctcccaggcgcGCAAGGCCATGATTGAGAAGCTGGAGAAGGAGGGCGCGGCCGG CAGCCCTGGCGGACCCCGCGCAGCCGTGCAGCGATCCACCAGCTTCGGGGTCCCCAACGCCAACAGCATCAAGCAGATGCTGCTGGACTGGTGCCGAGCCAAGACTCGCGGCTACGAG CACGTCGACATCCAGAACTTCTCCTCCAGCTGGAGTGATGGGATGGCCTTCTGTGCCCTGGTGCATAACTTCTTCCCTGAGGCCTTCGACTATGGGCAGCTTAGCCCTCAGAACCGACGCCAGAACTTCGAGGTGGCCTTCTCATCTGCGGA GACCCATGCGGACTGCCCGCAGCTCCTGGATACAGAGGACATGGTGCGGCTTCGAGAGCCTGACTGGAAGTGCGTGTACACGTACATCCAGGAGTTCTACCGCTGTCTGGTCCAGAAGGGGCTGGTAAAAACCAAAAAGTCCTAA
- the SMTN gene encoding smoothelin isoform X5 codes for MADEALAGLDEGALRKLLEVTADLAERRRIRSAIRELQRQELEREEEALASKRFRAERQDNKENWLHSQQREAEQRAALARLAGQLESMNDVEELTALLRSAGEYEERKLIRAAIRRVRAQEIEAATLAGRLYSGRPNSGSREDSKGLAAHRLEQCEVPEREEQEQQAEVSKPTPTPEGINQDVTTVTLLLRAPPGSTSSSPASPSSSPTPASPEPPLEPAEAQCLTAEVPGSPEPPPSPPKTTSPEPQESSTLPSTEGQVVNKLLSGPKETPAAQSTTRGPSDTKRADVAGPRPCQRSLSVLSPRQPAQNRESTPLASGPSSFQRAGSVRDRVHKFTSDSPMAARLQDGTPRAALSPLTPARLLGPSLTSTTPASSSSGSSSRGPSDTSSRFSKEQQGVAQPLAQLRSCPQEEGPRGRGLAARPLENRAGGPVARSEEPGALLPVAVGTAEPGGSMKTTFTIEIKDGRGQASTGRVLLPTGNQRAELTLGLRAPPTLLSTSSGGKSTITRVNSPGTLARLGSVTHVTSFSHAPPSSRGGCSIKMEPEPAEPLAAAVEAANGAEQTQVNKAPEGRCPLSAEELMTIEDEGVLDKMLDQSTDFEERKLIRAALRELRQRKRDGSGSTMMQTKTFSSSSSSKKMGSIFDREDQASPRAGSLAALEKRQAEKKKELMKAQSLPKTSASQARKAMIEKLEKEGAAGSPGGPRAAVQRSTSFGVPNANSIKQMLLDWCRAKTRGYEHVDIQNFSSSWSDGMAFCALVHNFFPEAFDYGQLSPQNRRQNFEVAFSSAEMLVDCVPLVEVDDMMIMGKKPDPKCVFTYVQSLYNHLRRHELRLRGKNV; via the exons ATGGCGGACGAGGCCTTAGCTGGGCTGGATGAGGGAGCCCTTCGGAAGCTG CTGGAGGTCACAGCAGATCTGGCAGAGCGGCGGCGCATCCGCTCAGCCATCCGGGAACTGCAGCGGCAGGAGCTGGAGCGCGAGGAGGAGGCCCTGGCATCCAAGCGTTTCCGTGCCGAGCGGCAGGACAACAAGGAGAACTGGCTGCA ctctcagcagcgGGAAGCTGAGCAGCGGGCTGCCCTGGCACGGCTGGCAGGGCAGCTGGAGTCCATGAACGATGTGGAGGAATTGACTGCACTG TTGCGAAGCGCTGGTGAGTATGAGGAGCGCAAGCTGATCCGAGCTGCCATCCGCCGTGTACGGGCTCAGGAGATTGAGG CTGCCACCTTGGCTGGGAGGTTGTACAGCGGGCGTCCCAACAGTGGCTCAAGAGAGGACAGCAAGGGGCTAGCGGCACACAGGCTGGAACAGTGTGAG GTGCCAGAGCGAGAGGAACAGGAACAGCAGGCAGAGGTTTCAAAGCCAACCCCCACCCCTGAAGGCATCAACCAGGATGTGACCACAGTGACACTCCTGCTGCGAGCCCCACCTGGGAGCACATCCAGCTCACCTGCCTCACCCAGCAGTTCACCCACCCCTGCCTCTCCTGAGCCTCCATTGGAGCCTGCCGAGGCCCAGTGCCTTACAGCTGAGGTTCCAGGCAGCCCAGAGCCACCCCCCAGCCCACCCAAGACCACCAGCCCTGAGCCTCAGGAGTCTTCAACGCTCCCCAGCACTGAGGGCCAGGTGGTCAACAAG CTTCTGTCTGGCCCCAAAGAGACCCCTGCTGCCCAGAGCACCACCAGAGGCCCCTCTGACACCAAGAGAGCAG ACGTGGCTGGACCCCGACCCTGCCAACGCTCCCTGTCGGTGCTCAGCCCCCGCCAACCAGCCCAGAACCGAG AGTCCACCCCCCTTGCCAGCGGACCTTCCTCATTCCAGCGGGCTGGCTCTGTGCGGGATCGTGTCCACAAGTTCACATCTGATTCTCCTATGGCTGCTAGGCTCCAGGATGGCACACCCCGGGCTGCCCTAAGTCCCCTGACCCCCGCAAGGCTCCTGGGCCCCTCCCTCACCAGCaccacccctgcctcctcctccagcgGCTCCTCCTCTCGGGGCCCCAGTGATACCTCCTCCCGGTTCAGCAAGGAGCAACAAGGAGTAGCCCAGCCCCTGGCCCAGCTTCGAAGCTGCCCCCAGGAGGAGGGCCCCAGGGGGCGGGGCTTGGCTGCTAGGCCCCTTGAAAACAGAGCAGGGGGGCCTGTGGCACGTTCAGAGGAGCCTGGTGCCCTGCTGCCCGTGGCCGTCGGCACTGCCGAGCCAGGGGGCAGTATGAAGACCACATTCACCATCGAGATCAAGGACGGCCGTGGCCAGGCCTCCACAGGCCGGGTGCTGCTGCCCACAGGCAACCAGAGGGCAG AACTGACACTGGGGCTGCGGGCGCCCCCGACCTTACTCAGCACCAGTAGTGGGGGCAAGAGCACCATCACCCGTGTCAACAGCCCTGGGACCCTGGCTCGGCTGGGCAGTGTCACTCATGTCACCAGCTTCAGCCATGCCCCCCCCAGTAGCCGAGGAGGCTGCAGCATCAAG ATGGAACCAGAGCCAGCAGAGCCTCTCGCTGCAGCAGTGGAAGCGGCCAATGGGGCTGAGCAGACCCAAGTGAACAAAGCACCAGAAGGGCGGTGCCCTCTGAGCGCTGAGGAGCTGATGACTATTGAGGATGAAGGAGTCTTGGACAAGATG CTGGATCAGAGCACGGACTTTGAAGAGCGGAAGCTCATCCGGGCTGCACTTCGTGAGCTCCGACAAAGGAAGAGAG atggcagtggcAGCACCATGATGCAAACCAAgaccttctcctcttcctcctcatccaAGAAGATGGGCAG CATCTTCGACCGCGAGGACCAGGCCAGCCCACGGGCCGGCAGCCTGGCGGCGCTCGAGAAACGGCAGGCCGAGAAGAAGAAAGAGCTGATGAAGGCGCAGAGTCTGCCCaagacctcagcctcccaggcgcGCAAGGCCATGATTGAGAAGCTGGAGAAGGAGGGCGCGGCCGG CAGCCCTGGCGGACCCCGCGCAGCCGTGCAGCGATCCACCAGCTTCGGGGTCCCCAACGCCAACAGCATCAAGCAGATGCTGCTGGACTGGTGCCGAGCCAAGACTCGCGGCTACGAG CACGTCGACATCCAGAACTTCTCCTCCAGCTGGAGTGATGGGATGGCCTTCTGTGCCCTGGTGCATAACTTCTTCCCTGAGGCCTTCGACTATGGGCAGCTTAGCCCTCAGAACCGACGCCAGAACTTCGAGGTGGCCTTCTCATCTGCGGA GATGCTGGTGGACTGTGTGCCCCTGGTGGAGGTGGACGACATGATGATCATGGGCAAGAAGCCTGACCCCAAGTGTGTCTTCACCTATGTGCAGTCGCTCTACAACCACCTGCGACGCCACGAACTGCGCCTGCGCGGCAAGAATGTCTAG
- the SMTN gene encoding smoothelin isoform X4: protein MADEALAGLDEGALRKLLEVTADLAERRRIRSAIRELQRQELEREEEALASKRFRAERQDNKENWLHSQQREAEQRAALARLAGQLESMNDVEELTALLRSAGEYEERKLIRAAIRRVRAQEIEAATLAGRLYSGRPNSGSREDSKGLAAHRLEQCEVPEREEQEQQAEVSKPTPTPEGINQDVTTVTLLLRAPPGSTSSSPASPSSSPTPASPEPPLEPAEAQCLTAEVPGSPEPPPSPPKTTSPEPQESSTLPSTEGQVVNKLLSGPKETPAAQSTTRGPSDTKRADVAGPRPCQRSLSVLSPRQPAQNRESTPLASGPSSFQRAGSVRDRVHKFTSDSPMAARLQDGTPRAALSPLTPARLLGPSLTSTTPASSSSGSSSRGPSDTSSRFSKEQQGVAQPLAQLRSCPQEEGPRGRGLAARPLENRAGGPVARSEEPGALLPVAVGTAEPGGSMKTTFTIEIKDGRGQASTGRVLLPTGNQRAELTLGLRAPPTLLSTSSGGKSTITRVNSPGTLARLGSVTHVTSFSHAPPSSRGGCSIKMEPEPAEPLAAAVEAANGAEQTQVNKAPEGRCPLSAEELMTIEDEGVLDKMLDQSTDFEERKLIRAALRELRQRKRDQRDKERERRLQEARGRPGEGRGNTATETTTRHSQRAADGSAVSTVTKTERLVHSNGSGSTMMQTKTFSSSSSSKKMGSIFDREDQASPRAGSLAALEKRQAEKKKELMKAQSLPKTSASQARKAMIEKLEKEGAAGSPGGPRAAVQRSTSFGVPNANSIKQMLLDWCRAKTRGYEHVDIQNFSSSWSDGMAFCALVHNFFPEAFDYGQLSPQNRRQNFEVAFSSAETHADCPQLLDTEDMVRLREPDWKCVYTYIQEFYRCLVQKGLVKTKKS from the exons ATGGCGGACGAGGCCTTAGCTGGGCTGGATGAGGGAGCCCTTCGGAAGCTG CTGGAGGTCACAGCAGATCTGGCAGAGCGGCGGCGCATCCGCTCAGCCATCCGGGAACTGCAGCGGCAGGAGCTGGAGCGCGAGGAGGAGGCCCTGGCATCCAAGCGTTTCCGTGCCGAGCGGCAGGACAACAAGGAGAACTGGCTGCA ctctcagcagcgGGAAGCTGAGCAGCGGGCTGCCCTGGCACGGCTGGCAGGGCAGCTGGAGTCCATGAACGATGTGGAGGAATTGACTGCACTG TTGCGAAGCGCTGGTGAGTATGAGGAGCGCAAGCTGATCCGAGCTGCCATCCGCCGTGTACGGGCTCAGGAGATTGAGG CTGCCACCTTGGCTGGGAGGTTGTACAGCGGGCGTCCCAACAGTGGCTCAAGAGAGGACAGCAAGGGGCTAGCGGCACACAGGCTGGAACAGTGTGAG GTGCCAGAGCGAGAGGAACAGGAACAGCAGGCAGAGGTTTCAAAGCCAACCCCCACCCCTGAAGGCATCAACCAGGATGTGACCACAGTGACACTCCTGCTGCGAGCCCCACCTGGGAGCACATCCAGCTCACCTGCCTCACCCAGCAGTTCACCCACCCCTGCCTCTCCTGAGCCTCCATTGGAGCCTGCCGAGGCCCAGTGCCTTACAGCTGAGGTTCCAGGCAGCCCAGAGCCACCCCCCAGCCCACCCAAGACCACCAGCCCTGAGCCTCAGGAGTCTTCAACGCTCCCCAGCACTGAGGGCCAGGTGGTCAACAAG CTTCTGTCTGGCCCCAAAGAGACCCCTGCTGCCCAGAGCACCACCAGAGGCCCCTCTGACACCAAGAGAGCAG ACGTGGCTGGACCCCGACCCTGCCAACGCTCCCTGTCGGTGCTCAGCCCCCGCCAACCAGCCCAGAACCGAG AGTCCACCCCCCTTGCCAGCGGACCTTCCTCATTCCAGCGGGCTGGCTCTGTGCGGGATCGTGTCCACAAGTTCACATCTGATTCTCCTATGGCTGCTAGGCTCCAGGATGGCACACCCCGGGCTGCCCTAAGTCCCCTGACCCCCGCAAGGCTCCTGGGCCCCTCCCTCACCAGCaccacccctgcctcctcctccagcgGCTCCTCCTCTCGGGGCCCCAGTGATACCTCCTCCCGGTTCAGCAAGGAGCAACAAGGAGTAGCCCAGCCCCTGGCCCAGCTTCGAAGCTGCCCCCAGGAGGAGGGCCCCAGGGGGCGGGGCTTGGCTGCTAGGCCCCTTGAAAACAGAGCAGGGGGGCCTGTGGCACGTTCAGAGGAGCCTGGTGCCCTGCTGCCCGTGGCCGTCGGCACTGCCGAGCCAGGGGGCAGTATGAAGACCACATTCACCATCGAGATCAAGGACGGCCGTGGCCAGGCCTCCACAGGCCGGGTGCTGCTGCCCACAGGCAACCAGAGGGCAG AACTGACACTGGGGCTGCGGGCGCCCCCGACCTTACTCAGCACCAGTAGTGGGGGCAAGAGCACCATCACCCGTGTCAACAGCCCTGGGACCCTGGCTCGGCTGGGCAGTGTCACTCATGTCACCAGCTTCAGCCATGCCCCCCCCAGTAGCCGAGGAGGCTGCAGCATCAAG ATGGAACCAGAGCCAGCAGAGCCTCTCGCTGCAGCAGTGGAAGCGGCCAATGGGGCTGAGCAGACCCAAGTGAACAAAGCACCAGAAGGGCGGTGCCCTCTGAGCGCTGAGGAGCTGATGACTATTGAGGATGAAGGAGTCTTGGACAAGATG CTGGATCAGAGCACGGACTTTGAAGAGCGGAAGCTCATCCGGGCTGCACTTCGTGAGCTCCGACAAAGGAAGAGAG ACCAGCGGGACAAGGAGCGGGAACGGCGGCTGCAGGAGGCACGGGGCCGGCCAGGGGAGGGGCGCGGCAACACAGCCACTGAGACCACCACGAGGCACAGCCAGCGGGCAGCTGATGGCTCTGCTGTCAGCACTGTTACCAAGACTGAGCGGCTCGTCCACTCCA atggcagtggcAGCACCATGATGCAAACCAAgaccttctcctcttcctcctcatccaAGAAGATGGGCAG CATCTTCGACCGCGAGGACCAGGCCAGCCCACGGGCCGGCAGCCTGGCGGCGCTCGAGAAACGGCAGGCCGAGAAGAAGAAAGAGCTGATGAAGGCGCAGAGTCTGCCCaagacctcagcctcccaggcgcGCAAGGCCATGATTGAGAAGCTGGAGAAGGAGGGCGCGGCCGG CAGCCCTGGCGGACCCCGCGCAGCCGTGCAGCGATCCACCAGCTTCGGGGTCCCCAACGCCAACAGCATCAAGCAGATGCTGCTGGACTGGTGCCGAGCCAAGACTCGCGGCTACGAG CACGTCGACATCCAGAACTTCTCCTCCAGCTGGAGTGATGGGATGGCCTTCTGTGCCCTGGTGCATAACTTCTTCCCTGAGGCCTTCGACTATGGGCAGCTTAGCCCTCAGAACCGACGCCAGAACTTCGAGGTGGCCTTCTCATCTGCGGA GACCCATGCGGACTGCCCGCAGCTCCTGGATACAGAGGACATGGTGCGGCTTCGAGAGCCTGACTGGAAGTGCGTGTACACGTACATCCAGGAGTTCTACCGCTGTCTGGTCCAGAAGGGGCTGGTAAAAACCAAAAAGTCCTAA